The Brachyspira hyodysenteriae ATCC 27164 genome includes a window with the following:
- a CDS encoding YkvA family protein — translation MGIKEKSKELWEKISLETTFEKLTSIIDKSKDILNLSSSRHLSRFLDKIQLMVDMIGDYINGNYKDIPWKSLSAIAGALIYLIFPLDVLPDLFPFIGLLDDAFIIGLCIKCFSTDLNQYKIWKYGELDEEAEEAEYEIVDDEDDYDEETEEDYRE, via the coding sequence ATGGGAATAAAAGAAAAATCAAAAGAATTATGGGAAAAAATTTCATTAGAAACTACATTTGAAAAATTAACATCTATTATTGATAAATCAAAAGATATATTAAATTTATCTTCATCAAGGCATCTTTCTAGATTTTTAGATAAGATTCAGTTGATGGTTGATATGATAGGAGATTATATTAATGGCAATTATAAGGATATTCCATGGAAAAGTTTATCTGCAATAGCAGGAGCATTAATATATTTGATATTTCCTTTAGATGTTCTTCCTGATTTATTTCCTTTTATTGGATTATTAGATGATGCTTTTATTATAGGATTATGTATAAAATGTTTCTCTACTGATCTAAATCAGTATAAAATTTGGAAATATGGAGAATTAGATGAGGAAGCTGAAGAAGCTGAATATGAAATAGTAGATGATGAAGACGATTATGACGAAGAAACTGAAGAAGATTATAGGGAATAA
- a CDS encoding ATP-dependent DNA helicase RecG: MLNNDYSKDIFTKSIKYSKGVGPKYAEILAKKGIITLYDLIAFFPRTYDDRRKTLKLHEALENKDKTSVVYVEVIEVSSFTFQYKNKPLVIVTDGIAICEVPIYGGRLPAGVSKGAKLYLTGKFIRSGRGKLQCRMTEFEKPSSNALSYGKIVPIYPLTEGLSQKKLRTLIVDELVGFEKNMKYDIPSVIKKKYRLKSFVPSIMEMHFPTSFEALAEARESLIFEEFLTFQYIHLSERRPNILIKEERYNSANLLDNVKSSLSFELTSDQLNAIEEIKNDLFSNKQMFRLLQGDVGAGKTIVAFLTALIPTESGFQTAFLAPTEILALQHYNTFKKLIKAAGLEDTIKIDILTSSVNQNERGYLLKRLREGKSHILVGTHSIIYDEVVFKNLSYAIVDEQQRFGAAQRNKLLSKGENVDFLLMTATPIPQSLALTLFGELDLSIIKSMPSSRKGVLTKYKELYERDHCYKFLKSRIAKGEQGYVVFPLIENNDSSFITLSSEFQRAKETYFSDIQIEVIHGKMKDEEKEYIMNRFSSGEIKVLFSTTVIEVGIDNPNATTILIEGAERFGLSQLHQLRGRVGRGDKLGYCYLILHSELNDIIKERINIICETTDGFKISEKDLELRGAGEFLGDRQSGIPDFKLGNIIKDKEIMRKAKDEMRSLLRDENSREAFYKENEAFILKANYLKSRIVKDE; the protein is encoded by the coding sequence TTGCTTAATAACGATTATAGTAAAGATATATTTACTAAAAGTATAAAATATTCAAAAGGTGTAGGTCCTAAATACGCGGAAATACTTGCTAAAAAGGGTATAATTACTTTATATGATTTAATAGCTTTTTTTCCAAGAACTTATGATGACAGAAGAAAAACTTTAAAACTTCATGAAGCATTGGAAAATAAAGATAAAACTTCTGTTGTATATGTAGAAGTTATAGAGGTATCAAGTTTTACTTTTCAATATAAAAACAAGCCGTTAGTTATAGTTACAGATGGTATTGCTATATGCGAAGTGCCTATTTATGGCGGAAGATTGCCTGCTGGAGTATCTAAAGGAGCTAAATTATATTTAACAGGCAAATTTATAAGAAGCGGTAGGGGTAAACTTCAATGCAGAATGACTGAATTTGAAAAACCTTCTTCTAATGCCTTATCCTATGGAAAGATTGTACCTATATATCCGCTTACAGAAGGACTTTCACAAAAAAAGCTTAGAACTTTAATCGTAGATGAGCTTGTAGGCTTTGAAAAGAATATGAAATATGATATCCCAAGCGTCATTAAAAAGAAATATAGACTTAAAAGTTTTGTACCTTCTATTATGGAGATGCATTTTCCTACTTCTTTTGAAGCTTTAGCTGAGGCTAGAGAGAGTTTAATATTTGAAGAGTTTTTAACTTTTCAGTATATACATTTAAGTGAGAGAAGACCTAATATACTTATAAAAGAAGAGAGATATAATTCTGCAAATTTACTAGATAATGTAAAATCAAGTTTATCATTTGAGCTTACTTCGGATCAATTAAATGCTATTGAAGAGATAAAAAATGATTTATTTTCTAATAAGCAGATGTTCAGGTTACTGCAGGGAGATGTTGGGGCAGGAAAGACTATAGTGGCTTTTTTGACAGCGTTAATACCTACTGAATCAGGATTTCAAACTGCATTTTTAGCCCCTACTGAGATATTGGCTTTACAGCATTATAATACTTTCAAAAAACTTATTAAAGCAGCCGGTTTAGAAGATACTATAAAAATAGATATACTCACTTCTTCAGTTAATCAAAACGAAAGAGGATATTTATTAAAAAGATTAAGAGAAGGAAAAAGTCATATATTAGTTGGTACACATTCTATTATTTATGATGAAGTAGTATTTAAAAATCTTTCTTATGCTATAGTAGATGAACAGCAAAGATTTGGGGCAGCTCAAAGAAACAAACTTCTTTCTAAAGGCGAGAATGTTGATTTTTTACTTATGACAGCAACCCCGATTCCTCAGTCTTTAGCATTAACATTATTTGGGGAATTGGATTTATCTATTATAAAGAGTATGCCTAGCAGCAGAAAGGGTGTTCTTACAAAGTATAAAGAGCTTTATGAAAGGGATCATTGCTATAAATTTTTAAAAAGCAGAATAGCTAAAGGTGAGCAGGGTTATGTAGTTTTTCCTCTCATAGAAAATAATGATTCCAGCTTTATCACTCTTTCAAGTGAATTCCAAAGAGCAAAAGAAACTTACTTTTCAGACATTCAAATAGAAGTAATACATGGAAAAATGAAAGATGAAGAGAAAGAATATATAATGAATAGATTTTCTTCAGGTGAAATAAAAGTACTATTTTCTACAACTGTTATAGAAGTTGGTATTGACAATCCTAATGCTACAACAATACTTATAGAAGGTGCAGAACGTTTTGGTTTATCACAGCTTCATCAGCTTAGGGGTAGGGTAGGCAGAGGAGATAAATTAGGCTACTGCTATTTAATACTACATAGTGAGCTTAATGACATCATAAAAGAAAGAATTAACATAATATGCGAAACTACTGACGGATTTAAGATATCAGAAAAAGACTTGGAACTAAGAGGGGCTGGGGAGTTTTTAGGAGATAGGCAAAGCGGAATACCAGATTTCAAACTTGGTAACATCATAAAAGACAAAGAGATAATGCGTAAGGCAAAAGATGAAATGCGTTCTTTATTGAGAGATGAAAATTCAAGAGAGGCTTTTTATAAAGAAAATGAAGCGTTTATATTAAAAGCTAATTATCTAAAATCAAGAATCGTTAAAGATGAATGA
- a CDS encoding Abi family protein codes for MDIKRPYKYEEQLQKLKDRGCIINDDKKCISILESVNYYRFSAYFLPFKQSNDIYIDGTSFEKVFNIYEFDRKLHTILFNVLEEIEIFIRAKIAYYHAHKYGALGYLDEKNFYNTNSNQKHINKKINYHKKFINNFKREIKNNQKVLFVKHHISKYNSNFPIWVATEIFTFGMLSTFFANLKLEDQKILAKDMYNITAKKLESWLRCCTDLRNICAHYGRLYYRIFSSIPKEMNHLNNNSERKLWGAILAVKELYPFKDKWDYDMLPNFINLVDEYENYIDFVHIGFPKEWKDYLKK; via the coding sequence ATGGATATAAAACGTCCTTATAAATATGAAGAACAGCTTCAAAAATTGAAAGATAGAGGCTGTATTATTAATGATGATAAAAAATGTATATCTATACTTGAATCAGTAAATTATTATCGTTTTAGTGCTTATTTTTTGCCATTCAAACAAAGTAATGATATTTATATTGATGGTACTTCATTTGAAAAAGTTTTTAATATTTATGAGTTTGATAGAAAATTACATACTATATTGTTCAATGTTTTAGAAGAGATAGAAATTTTTATTCGTGCTAAAATAGCATATTATCATGCTCATAAATACGGAGCATTAGGATATTTAGACGAAAAAAATTTTTATAATACAAATTCAAATCAAAAGCATATAAATAAAAAGATAAACTATCATAAAAAATTTATAAATAATTTTAAAAGAGAAATAAAAAATAATCAAAAGGTATTATTTGTTAAACATCATATATCTAAATATAATAGTAATTTTCCAATATGGGTAGCAACAGAAATATTTACTTTTGGTATGTTATCAACTTTTTTTGCCAATTTAAAATTAGAGGATCAGAAAATATTAGCAAAAGATATGTATAACATTACTGCTAAAAAATTAGAAAGTTGGCTTCGTTGTTGTACGGACTTAAGAAATATTTGTGCTCATTATGGGAGACTTTATTATAGAATTTTTTCATCTATTCCAAAAGAAATGAATCATTTAAATAATAATTCAGAAAGGAAATTATGGGGAGCTATTTTAGCAGTTAAGGAATTGTATCCTTTTAAAGATAAATGGGATTATGATATGCTTCCAAATTTTATTAATCTTGTTGATGAATATGAAAATTATATAGATTTTGTTCATATAGGATTTCCAAAAGAATGGAAAGATTATTTAAAAAAGTAG
- a CDS encoding phospho-sugar mutase, which produces MEQEVKARIDSWLNGSYDEETKKEIKALLDAGNEKELIDAFYRDLEFGTGGLRGIMGVGTNRMNKYTVGVATQGLANYILKQGGSNYKVAIGYDSRNNSDVFSKAAAEILSSNGISVYLYDDIHPISLLSYAVRSLGCIAGIVVTASHNPKEYNGYKVYWTDGAQVIPPHDKNIIDEVLKVKPEEVKMGDSSKVTIIGKDIEDKYMNDLMGYLVNPDIIKKHHDIKIVYTPIHGSGYKMVPMALRKAGFTNLTTMEGAQPPNGNFPTVESPNPENPEALKIAVDKAKEIGAELVMGTDPDCDRMGCALLTKDGSYMYLTGNQIGSIMAYYLITNKKNVKNPFIVKTIVTTELARAIADANNVKIYDVLTGFKWIADVIERDKEGTYLFGFEESFGYCINSNVRDKDGVSSCLMLAEVLAYCKDNNMTLADYLESIYEKYGYFYEETISITKKGADGAKAIADLMTYYRNNLPKEISGVKVESISDYEKKEVYDNTGKKIKDITLPKSNVLQYILEDKTKITIRPSGTEPKIKFYFEVCVKESKDKRLAVAKDKVANFKKFIKE; this is translated from the coding sequence ATGGAACAAGAAGTAAAAGCTAGAATTGATTCTTGGCTTAATGGTTCTTATGATGAAGAAACCAAAAAAGAGATTAAGGCATTATTAGATGCTGGTAATGAAAAAGAATTAATAGATGCCTTCTACAGAGATTTAGAATTCGGTACTGGCGGACTTAGAGGTATAATGGGAGTTGGTACTAACAGAATGAATAAGTATACTGTTGGTGTTGCTACTCAAGGTTTAGCTAACTATATATTAAAACAGGGCGGAAGTAATTACAAAGTTGCTATAGGTTATGATTCAAGAAATAATTCTGATGTATTTTCAAAAGCTGCTGCTGAAATACTGTCTTCAAATGGAATAAGCGTTTATTTATATGATGATATTCATCCTATTTCACTTCTTTCTTATGCAGTTAGAAGTTTAGGATGTATTGCTGGTATAGTTGTTACTGCAAGCCATAACCCTAAAGAATATAATGGTTATAAAGTTTATTGGACTGATGGTGCTCAAGTTATTCCTCCTCATGATAAAAATATAATTGATGAAGTATTAAAAGTAAAACCTGAAGAAGTAAAAATGGGAGACTCTTCAAAAGTTACTATCATAGGAAAAGATATCGAAGATAAATATATGAATGATTTAATGGGATATTTAGTTAATCCTGATATCATAAAAAAACATCATGATATAAAAATAGTTTATACTCCTATTCATGGTTCCGGATATAAAATGGTTCCTATGGCTTTAAGAAAGGCAGGATTCACTAATTTAACAACTATGGAAGGGGCTCAGCCGCCTAATGGAAACTTCCCTACTGTTGAATCACCTAACCCAGAAAACCCTGAGGCATTAAAAATTGCTGTTGATAAAGCTAAAGAAATAGGTGCTGAACTTGTTATGGGTACTGACCCTGACTGCGACAGAATGGGATGTGCTTTGCTTACTAAAGATGGTTCTTATATGTACCTTACTGGAAACCAAATCGGTTCTATTATGGCTTATTATCTCATTACAAATAAAAAGAATGTTAAAAATCCATTTATAGTAAAAACTATAGTTACTACTGAACTTGCAAGAGCTATTGCTGATGCTAATAATGTTAAGATTTATGATGTTCTTACAGGATTCAAATGGATTGCTGATGTTATAGAAAGAGATAAAGAAGGAACATATTTATTCGGATTTGAAGAAAGTTTCGGATATTGTATCAACTCCAATGTACGCGATAAAGACGGGGTTAGTTCTTGTTTAATGCTTGCTGAAGTACTTGCTTATTGTAAAGATAATAACATGACATTAGCTGATTATTTAGAAAGCATTTATGAAAAATATGGATACTTCTATGAAGAAACTATTTCCATAACTAAAAAAGGTGCTGATGGTGCTAAAGCTATAGCTGATTTAATGACTTATTACAGAAACAATTTACCTAAAGAAATTTCTGGTGTAAAAGTTGAAAGCATAAGCGATTATGAGAAAAAAGAAGTTTATGATAATACTGGTAAAAAAATAAAAGACATTACTTTACCTAAATCTAATGTTCTTCAGTACATACTTGAAGATAAAACTAAGATTACTATCAGACCTTCTGGTACTGAGCCAAAAATCAAATTCTATTTTGAAGTTTGCGTAAAAGAAAGCAAAGACAAGAGACTTGCAGTTGCTAAAGATAAAGTAGCTAATTTCAAAAAGTTTATTAAAGAATAA
- a CDS encoding leucine-rich repeat protein, which translates to MKNIVVLLILMIIMCSCKYKIISPFDGFSDGIYDNNSNKNLYIIDANATEEEIKDALQKNRDITGKNIIAVEGYIGTNSKIFDNIKNALKNETNIVLDLSKAVMESNYIYTLENSLFVTTVYFASSQKIIANFFKGCTSLVSVQLPSLLLIIDNTSFENCNSLKNIEYLGTSPNAIAGTPFSGTVKPSDLYLPNVAKDPGDGSWKKFLGADWINIHYGIPMPK; encoded by the coding sequence ATGAAAAATATAGTTGTATTATTAATATTAATGATAATAATGTGCTCATGCAAATATAAAATAATATCTCCATTTGATGGATTTAGTGATGGAATTTATGATAATAATTCAAACAAAAATCTTTATATAATTGATGCTAATGCCACAGAAGAAGAGATTAAAGATGCTTTACAAAAAAATAGAGATATCACAGGAAAAAATATTATTGCTGTTGAAGGATATATTGGGACAAATTCTAAAATTTTTGATAATATAAAAAATGCTCTTAAAAATGAAACTAATATTGTATTAGATTTATCTAAAGCTGTTATGGAAAGTAATTATATTTACACATTAGAAAATTCTTTATTTGTAACAACAGTTTATTTTGCATCATCTCAAAAAATAATAGCAAATTTTTTTAAAGGCTGTACATCTTTAGTGAGTGTTCAATTACCTTCTCTCTTATTAATTATTGATAATACAAGTTTTGAAAACTGCAATTCTTTAAAAAATATAGAATATTTAGGAACTTCTCCGAATGCAATAGCAGGCACGCCATTTTCCGGAACTGTAAAACCTTCTGATTTATACCTTCCAAATGTAGCAAAAGACCCTGGAGACGGCAGCTGGAAAAAATTTTTAGGGGCTGATTGGATCAATATACATTATGGTATCCCTATGCCAAAATAA